In one Neobacillus sp. CF12 genomic region, the following are encoded:
- a CDS encoding ABC transporter ATP-binding protein: MTNKPLLKVNNAGIRFGGLKAVSEVNLELKQGELVGLIGPNGAGKTTFFNLLTGVYVPTEGSIELDGDKLNGLAPYKITKKGISRTFQNIRLFSELSVLDNVKVAYHSLAKHSIMSSIFRLPKHFSEEKYMEEKAIEFLKIFNLDNVMHETAKNLPYGQQRRLEIARALAANPKLLLLDEPAAGMNPQETEELMNLIALIRKKFDLTILLIEHDMLLVMGVCERIYVLDHGQLIANGTPEQIRNNPKVIEAYLGEEVS, encoded by the coding sequence AACCTTGAATTGAAACAAGGTGAATTAGTGGGGTTAATTGGACCGAATGGTGCAGGCAAAACAACTTTCTTCAACTTGTTAACGGGCGTATATGTACCAACTGAAGGCAGTATTGAGTTAGATGGAGATAAATTAAATGGTTTAGCACCCTATAAGATTACCAAAAAGGGTATAAGCAGAACCTTTCAAAACATTCGTTTGTTTAGTGAATTGTCGGTCCTTGATAATGTTAAGGTAGCCTATCATTCACTTGCGAAACATTCGATTATGAGTTCAATTTTCCGCCTCCCTAAGCACTTTTCAGAAGAAAAGTATATGGAGGAAAAGGCAATTGAGTTTTTAAAAATATTTAACTTAGATAATGTCATGCATGAAACGGCGAAGAATCTCCCCTACGGACAGCAGCGCCGGCTAGAAATTGCTAGAGCACTGGCGGCTAATCCAAAACTATTGCTTCTGGATGAACCTGCAGCGGGTATGAATCCACAGGAAACAGAAGAATTAATGAATTTAATCGCCTTAATTCGTAAAAAATTTGATTTAACCATTTTGCTTATTGAACATGACATGCTTCTTGTAATGGGTGTATGTGAGCGAATCTATGTACTCGACCATGGTCAACTTATTGCAAATGGCACCCCTGAGCAAATCAGAAATAACCCAAAAGTCATCGAAGCGTATCTAGGGGAGGAGGTTTCGTAA
- a CDS encoding ABC transporter ATP-binding protein produces the protein MLKIEDINVYYGIIHALKGVSLEINEGEIVTLIGANGAGKSTLLKTISGLLKPKNGNILFEGQSISGKVAQSIVKQGLSHVPEGRRVFSNMSVEENLELGAYLRKDKQGIKEDFEKVYSLFPRLLERRKQLSGTLSGGEQQMLAMGRALMARPKLLLLDEPSMGLAPLLVKTIFRIIEEINKSGTTILLVEQNANMALSIADRAYVIETGKIVLSGSSDELNQSDQIRMAYLGGH, from the coding sequence ATGCTGAAAATTGAAGATATCAATGTGTACTATGGAATTATCCATGCATTAAAGGGTGTTTCGCTCGAGATTAACGAAGGGGAAATTGTAACCTTAATCGGGGCAAATGGAGCGGGGAAAAGTACGCTGTTAAAAACAATTTCCGGACTACTTAAACCAAAAAACGGGAATATCTTATTTGAAGGACAATCAATCTCAGGCAAGGTAGCACAGTCGATTGTAAAACAAGGACTTTCACATGTCCCTGAAGGCCGTCGAGTTTTTTCAAATATGTCTGTAGAAGAGAACTTAGAGTTAGGGGCTTATTTACGGAAGGATAAGCAAGGCATTAAGGAAGACTTTGAAAAGGTTTATAGCTTGTTTCCGCGTTTACTTGAGCGGCGGAAGCAACTGTCTGGGACGTTATCAGGCGGTGAGCAGCAAATGCTGGCAATGGGCAGAGCCTTGATGGCACGTCCAAAACTCTTGCTATTAGATGAGCCTTCGATGGGACTTGCTCCCTTATTGGTTAAGACTATTTTTCGGATTATTGAAGAAATCAACAAATCAGGCACTACCATTTTGTTAGTAGAGCAAAATGCGAACATGGCGTTATCGATTGCTGACCGTGCCTATGTTATTGAGACAGGAAAAATCGTCCTCTCAGGATCTTCTGACGAACTAAATCAAAGCGATCAAATAAGAATGGCCTATCTAGGCGGACATTAA
- a CDS encoding TIGR04190 family B12-binding domain/radical SAM domain protein, with the protein MKYDLVLLHAPSVYDFRKNSLLAGPISDVVPSSPVFEMYPIGLTSIADYLERYGLRVKIINIANRMLMSEKFDVEKKLKKIKTRAFGIDLHWLPHAHGSIELAKIVKRLHPDTPMIFGGLSATYYHKELIDYPFIDFVMRGDSTEKLMLLLMNKLELGNTHYADIPNLTWKKGSEVGYNPITYVPTDLDDLDVPGYRYTVRSVFKYRNFLDPLPYKGWLEYPNTALLTARGCSQNCLICGGSKDAYDQNCGRSSLALRSPEKLIDDIQFISRFSRAPIFILHDLRQGGREYVKEFFSRLKKLNLKNEIVFELFQYAGEEFFQMMNDSCAKYSIEITLETHDEKIRRYNGKFNCTNPKVIETLNFALKHGAKKIDLFFMTGIPSQTYQSAIENIDFCEEIHLACNKDPRLFYFVAPLAPFLDPASPAFENPELHGFKKFCHTLEDHRKAITQPSWKHMLSYETTQMTRDDIVRSTYDSAQKLNAFKIKYDLIDQAGYDEIKGKIEKSQAYIEKIDYVLSLAEEEQKAELDLIQKEIEELNKYSICGKNELKWEVQKNYANFFSLALVGLEQLYEEHVGKIKHALKPKLRHQFKLEAEQQKVKM; encoded by the coding sequence ATGAAATATGATTTGGTCCTTTTACACGCACCAAGTGTTTATGACTTTCGAAAAAACTCCCTGCTTGCAGGTCCGATTAGCGATGTTGTACCATCATCACCCGTATTTGAAATGTATCCAATTGGGTTAACAAGTATTGCTGATTATTTAGAACGGTACGGACTTCGTGTTAAAATTATCAACATTGCCAACCGCATGCTGATGAGTGAGAAATTTGATGTAGAAAAAAAGCTAAAAAAAATCAAAACCCGTGCTTTCGGGATTGACCTTCATTGGTTGCCGCATGCACACGGCAGTATTGAACTAGCTAAAATTGTAAAAAGGCTTCATCCTGATACACCGATGATCTTCGGAGGTTTATCAGCAACCTATTATCATAAAGAGTTAATTGACTATCCATTTATTGATTTCGTTATGCGCGGTGACTCAACGGAAAAGCTTATGCTTCTGTTGATGAATAAATTGGAACTTGGAAATACTCACTATGCAGACATTCCAAACTTAACATGGAAGAAAGGCAGCGAAGTTGGCTATAACCCGATCACCTATGTACCAACGGATTTAGATGATCTTGACGTACCGGGCTATCGCTATACAGTCCGTTCTGTGTTTAAATACCGTAACTTTCTAGACCCGCTGCCATACAAAGGCTGGCTTGAATATCCTAACACCGCTTTACTAACAGCAAGAGGCTGTTCGCAAAACTGTCTGATTTGCGGCGGTTCCAAGGATGCCTATGACCAAAACTGTGGAAGGAGTTCTCTCGCATTACGTTCACCGGAAAAACTTATCGACGACATTCAGTTTATTTCTCGCTTCAGCCGGGCACCGATCTTTATCCTTCATGACTTGCGCCAAGGCGGTCGTGAGTATGTAAAAGAGTTCTTCAGCCGTCTTAAAAAGCTTAATCTTAAAAATGAAATTGTCTTTGAATTGTTTCAATATGCAGGCGAAGAATTTTTCCAAATGATGAATGATAGCTGTGCAAAATATAGCATTGAGATTACCCTTGAAACACATGATGAAAAAATTAGACGCTATAACGGCAAGTTTAACTGTACAAATCCAAAAGTAATTGAAACGCTTAATTTTGCCTTAAAACATGGCGCTAAGAAAATTGATTTATTCTTTATGACTGGAATACCAAGTCAAACCTATCAAAGTGCCATTGAAAACATTGATTTTTGTGAAGAAATCCACCTGGCATGTAATAAAGACCCAAGACTTTTCTACTTTGTAGCGCCGCTTGCACCGTTCCTTGACCCAGCAAGCCCAGCATTTGAAAATCCTGAACTGCACGGTTTTAAGAAATTCTGTCATACCCTTGAGGACCACCGCAAGGCGATCACGCAGCCTTCATGGAAGCATATGCTCAGCTATGAAACGACACAAATGACACGGGATGACATCGTAAGATCAACCTATGATTCGGCTCAAAAGCTTAATGCGTTTAAAATAAAATACGATCTGATTGACCAGGCTGGCTACGATGAAATCAAAGGAAAGATTGAAAAGTCACAAGCCTATATTGAAAAGATTGATTATGTTCTTTCACTAGCTGAAGAAGAGCAGAAAGCTGAATTAGATTTAATACAAAAGGAAATTGAAGAGTTAAATAAATATAGTATCTGTGGGAAGAACGAGTTAAAGTGGGAAGTTCAAAAAAATTATGCAAACTTCTTCTCCCTAGCATTAGTCGGTTTAGAACAGCTTTATGAAGAGCATGTAGGAAAAATTAAACATGCCTTAAAGCCGAAACTCCGCCACCAATTTAAACTTGAAGCCGAACAGCAAAAGGTTAAAATGTAA
- a CDS encoding PRK06851 family protein — protein sequence MAGKIKNYYAGGNTAKGFHNLYESNLQGLECVYILKGGPGTGKSSLMKKIGNEWVEKGYDIEFLHCSSDNHSIDGVIIRGLKVGIVDGTAPHVIEPNAPGAVEQYINLGEAWDAKALAVEKKNIERLTKQISASYNLAYSTFKQALDVHDDWEKIYIENMDFEKADQLTNKLIQSFFGKLKINKQSDIRHRFLGAATPKGAVDFVPNLTEDIEKRYFIKGRPGSGKSTMLKKIAAAAEARGIDTEVYHCGFDPNSLDMVIFRELGIAIFDSTAPHEYFPSRAGDEIIDMYELLITPGTDEIYEDKIKPIAASYKTKMTEAISYLARAKELHDKLESIYVSAMDFSIVEHIQERIAEEIRQLEFDTIVSTQ from the coding sequence GTGGCAGGAAAGATAAAAAATTATTATGCAGGCGGTAATACTGCTAAAGGATTCCATAACTTGTATGAGTCGAATCTCCAAGGGCTGGAATGTGTTTATATTCTTAAAGGTGGTCCTGGAACAGGGAAATCATCGCTGATGAAAAAAATAGGCAATGAATGGGTCGAAAAAGGATATGATATCGAATTCCTACATTGTTCTTCAGATAACCATTCAATCGATGGAGTGATCATTCGCGGTTTAAAGGTAGGAATCGTTGATGGAACGGCTCCACATGTAATCGAACCCAATGCTCCAGGAGCGGTAGAACAATATATTAATTTGGGTGAGGCGTGGGACGCAAAAGCCCTTGCTGTTGAGAAAAAGAACATTGAACGGTTAACAAAACAAATTAGTGCATCCTATAATTTAGCCTACTCTACCTTTAAACAGGCGTTGGATGTTCATGATGATTGGGAGAAAATTTATATTGAAAACATGGATTTTGAAAAAGCTGACCAACTGACCAATAAATTAATTCAATCTTTTTTTGGCAAGCTTAAAATAAATAAGCAATCCGATATCCGCCACCGATTCTTAGGGGCAGCGACACCAAAGGGAGCCGTTGATTTTGTCCCAAATTTAACGGAAGATATTGAAAAACGTTATTTTATTAAGGGACGCCCTGGTTCTGGAAAATCAACAATGTTAAAGAAGATCGCAGCTGCTGCAGAAGCAAGAGGGATTGATACAGAGGTTTATCACTGCGGATTTGACCCTAACAGCCTCGATATGGTTATTTTTAGAGAGCTAGGCATTGCTATCTTTGATAGTACCGCTCCACACGAGTATTTTCCGAGCCGCGCCGGTGATGAAATCATTGATATGTATGAACTTCTGATTACACCGGGTACAGATGAGATCTATGAAGATAAGATTAAACCAATTGCAGCAAGCTACAAAACTAAAATGACGGAAGCTATCTCTTATTTAGCGAGAGCCAAAGAACTTCATGATAAGCTTGAAAGTATTTATGTTTCTGCAATGGACTTTTCTATTGTCGAGCATATCCAAGAAAGAATAGCCGAGGAAATCAGACAATTAGAATTTGATACAATTGTTAGCACGCAATAG